The Arachis hypogaea cultivar Tifrunner chromosome 14, arahy.Tifrunner.gnm2.J5K5, whole genome shotgun sequence genome has a segment encoding these proteins:
- the LOC112740460 gene encoding uncharacterized protein, whose amino-acid sequence MQHIKEDYNVQLNRKMITQAIKQARETVLGSEGAQFGKLRDYLNEIHKSNPGSIAHMNTLPQPQGPNLFQRLYISFDACKKGFKNGCRPLIGLDGCFLKGYYGGQLLSAVTQDTNNHVFVIAFGVTRVENTDNWKWFLNCLQEDFGSSMLFGWHLMSDQQKGLVRAVQEVMPNAFHRNCVLYMWKNCEKRFRDKQVKGCVWEAARSTTPVQFKAAMDRLKTVSNGAWEYMSKFDPKVWCRAFFSHYPKNAAVTNNMCESWNAVIVEAREKPILTLCEELRVHIMNKMARHKRILGAYKGKLAPVQQMKLDKWIKPEIHKWNAQWCGDNDRVVFEVSRNTHKLGVNLKNQTCTCNLWQLTGVPCVHAVAAISRVRVKAAEDFVSPFLTMEAIRKTYDICINSVPSEEFWEPTDQLKEDPPKIVRPVGRPVKRRKESATPPAPTDGSKVRRTFQGGTSGQSQNKLMHQRPNPTLEEIRAKLKKHKKKMPKRPHAPQEEMPISQSAPTVIYVIVYYAV is encoded by the exons ATGCAGCATATAAAGGAAGACTATAATGTTCAACTGAATCGGAAGATGATTACACAAGCAATAAAGCAAGCTAGGGAGACTGTGTTGGGCAGTGAAGGGGCTCAATTTGGGAAGCTTAGGGACTATCTGAATGAGATACACAAAAGCAATCCCGGGAGCATAGCACATATGAACACCTTACCCCAACCACAAGGGCCAAACTTGTTTCAAAGATTGTATATCAGTTTTGATGCTTGCAAAAAAGGCTTCAAGAATGGGTGCAGGCCTCTCATCGGTTTGGATGGGTGTTTTCTGAAGGGTTACTATGGAGGCCAATTGCTTTCTGCAGTGACCCAGGATACAAATAATCATGTCTTTGTGATCGCATTTGGTGTAACCAGGGTTGAGAACACTGATAATTGGAAATGGTTTCTGAACTGCCTTCAGGAGGATTTCGGGTCAAGCATGCTCTTTGGATGGCATTTGATGtctgatcaacagaaa GGTCTTGTTCGGGCAGTCCAAGAGGTGATGCCAAATGCATTTCATAGAAACTGTGTGCTGTATATGTGGAAAAACTGTGAAAAGAGGTTTAGGGACAAACAGGTTAAGGGTTGTGTTTGGGAAGCAGCTAGGAGCACAACTCCAGTTCAGTTCAAGGCTGCTATGGATAGGTTGAAAACTGTGAGTAATGGAGCTTGGGAGTACATGAGTAAGTTTGACCCTAAGGTATGGTGTAGGGCTTTTTTCAGTCACTATCCTAAGAACGCTGCTGTGACAAACAATATGTGTGAGTCTTGGAATGCAGTGATTGTGGAGGCTAGGGAGAAACCAATTCTGACACTGTGTGAGGAGTTACGGGTTCATATTATGAACAAAATGGCTAGACACAAGAGGATCCTAGGGGCATATAAAGGAAAGCTGGCTCCAGTACAACAAATGAAATTGGACAAATGGATTAAGCCAGAAATTCACAAGTGGAATGCTCAATGGTGTGGTGACAATGACAGGGTTGTGTTTGAGGTATCCAGGAATACACACAAGCTGGGGGTTAACCTGAAAAATCAAACATGCACATGTAACTTATGGCAGCTCACAG GTGTACCTTGTGTTCATGCTGTTGCAGCCATATCCAGAGTGAGGGTAAAAGCAGCTGAAGACTTCGTGTCTCCATTTCTCACTATGGAGGCAATAAGGAAGACATATGACATCTGTATCAACTCTGTACCCAGTGAGGAGTTTTGGGAACCAACTGACCAACTGAAGGAAGATCCACCCAAAATAGTGAGACCTGTTGGTAGACCAGTTAAGAGGAGAAAGGAATCAGCTACCCCTCCAGCTCCAACTGATGGCAGCAAGGTTAGAAGGACCTTCCAG GGTGGTACTTCTGGCCAATCTCAGAACAAACTCATGCATCAGAGGCCGAACCCTACTTTAGAGGAAATTAGG GCTAAGCTAAAGAAGCATAAGAAAAAGATGCCCAAGAGGCCACATGCTCCACAAGAGGAAATGCCAATTTCTCAATCTGCCCCTACAGTGATATATGTTATAGTATACTATGCAGTCTAA